A stretch of the Musa acuminata AAA Group cultivar baxijiao chromosome BXJ2-7, Cavendish_Baxijiao_AAA, whole genome shotgun sequence genome encodes the following:
- the LOC135583257 gene encoding general transcription and DNA repair factor IIH subunit TFB4-like isoform X1 — MNAASAPSKLYSDDVSLIVVLLDANPFFWASSAAAAGDSASSHHPTTTLPFSKLLNHVIPLLNSLLLLNQLNQVVLVATGVNSCGYIYDSGDGGGGSACGSVPAICSEILRRLEEFVVKDRLQGKSPDKVVATGVSSLLSGSLSLALCYIQRVFRSRARHPQPRILCLQGSPDGPEQYVAVMNAIFSAQRSMIPIDSCVMGVQHSAFLQQASYITGGVYLKPQQLDGLFQYLSAVFATDLQSRNFLQLPKPAGVDFRASCFCHKKTIDMGYVCSVCLSIFCKHHKKCSTCGSDFSQGPTDANASSDRKRKTSEVQP; from the exons ATGAACGCCGCTTCTGCTCCTTCCAAGCTCTATTCTG ATGACGTCAGTCTCATCGTCGTCCTCCTCGATGCTAACCCCTTCTTCTGGGCGTCCTCAGCTGCCGCCGCTGGCGACTCCGCCTCCTCGCACCACCCCACCACCACCCTCCCCTTCTCCAAGCTTCTTAATCAT GTCATCCCATTGCTcaattcccttctcctcctcaaccagCTCAACCAGGTCGTCCTTGTTGCCACCGGCGTCAACTCCTGTGGCTACATCTACGACTCGGGAGACGGTGGAGGGGGATCAGCATGTGGGAGTGTGCCCGCCATCTGCTCGGAGATTCTTCGTAGGTTGGAGGAGTTTGTGGTCAAGGACCGGCTCCAGGGGAAGAGCCCCGACAAGGTGGTCGCCACTGGTGTATCTTCCTTGCTCTCTGGATCGCTCTCTCTTGCACTTTGCT ATATACAGAGGGTTTTCAGATCCAGAGCTCGACATCCACAGCCTCGG ATTTTATGCCTGCAGGGATCTCCAGATGGACCCGAACA ATATGTTGCAGTAATGAATGCAATATTCTCAGCGCAGCGTTCCATG ATACCCATTGATTCCTGTGTCATGGGGGTTCAACACTCTGCTTTTCTTCAACAG GCTTCTTATATCACTGGTGGAGTTTATCTGAAACCACAGCAGTTGGATGGGCTATTTCAATACCTTTCG GCCGTTTTCGCAACTGATTTGCAGTCACGCAACTTTTTGCAACTTCCTAAACCTGCAGGAGTTGATTTTCGTGCTTC ATGTTTCTGCCACAAAAAGACAATTGACATGGGCTATGTATGTTCAGTTTGTTTGTCAATATTTTGCAAGCATCACAAGAAGTGTTCCACCTGTGG GTCTGATTTCAGTCAGGGGCCTACCGATGCTAATGCGTCATCGGATAGAAAGAGAAAGACTTCAGAGGTGCAGCCATGA
- the LOC135583257 gene encoding general transcription and DNA repair factor IIH subunit TFB4-like isoform X2 produces MNAASAPSKLYSDDVSLIVVLLDANPFFWASSAAAAGDSASSHHPTTTLPFSKLLNHVIPLLNSLLLLNQLNQVVLVATGVNSCGYIYDSGDGGGGSACGSVPAICSEILRRLEEFVVKDRLQGKSPDKVVATGVSSLLSGSLSLALCYIQRVFRSRARHPQPRGSPDGPEQYVAVMNAIFSAQRSMIPIDSCVMGVQHSAFLQQASYITGGVYLKPQQLDGLFQYLSAVFATDLQSRNFLQLPKPAGVDFRASCFCHKKTIDMGYVCSVCLSIFCKHHKKCSTCGSDFSQGPTDANASSDRKRKTSEVQP; encoded by the exons ATGAACGCCGCTTCTGCTCCTTCCAAGCTCTATTCTG ATGACGTCAGTCTCATCGTCGTCCTCCTCGATGCTAACCCCTTCTTCTGGGCGTCCTCAGCTGCCGCCGCTGGCGACTCCGCCTCCTCGCACCACCCCACCACCACCCTCCCCTTCTCCAAGCTTCTTAATCAT GTCATCCCATTGCTcaattcccttctcctcctcaaccagCTCAACCAGGTCGTCCTTGTTGCCACCGGCGTCAACTCCTGTGGCTACATCTACGACTCGGGAGACGGTGGAGGGGGATCAGCATGTGGGAGTGTGCCCGCCATCTGCTCGGAGATTCTTCGTAGGTTGGAGGAGTTTGTGGTCAAGGACCGGCTCCAGGGGAAGAGCCCCGACAAGGTGGTCGCCACTGGTGTATCTTCCTTGCTCTCTGGATCGCTCTCTCTTGCACTTTGCT ATATACAGAGGGTTTTCAGATCCAGAGCTCGACATCCACAGCCTCGG GGATCTCCAGATGGACCCGAACA ATATGTTGCAGTAATGAATGCAATATTCTCAGCGCAGCGTTCCATG ATACCCATTGATTCCTGTGTCATGGGGGTTCAACACTCTGCTTTTCTTCAACAG GCTTCTTATATCACTGGTGGAGTTTATCTGAAACCACAGCAGTTGGATGGGCTATTTCAATACCTTTCG GCCGTTTTCGCAACTGATTTGCAGTCACGCAACTTTTTGCAACTTCCTAAACCTGCAGGAGTTGATTTTCGTGCTTC ATGTTTCTGCCACAAAAAGACAATTGACATGGGCTATGTATGTTCAGTTTGTTTGTCAATATTTTGCAAGCATCACAAGAAGTGTTCCACCTGTGG GTCTGATTTCAGTCAGGGGCCTACCGATGCTAATGCGTCATCGGATAGAAAGAGAAAGACTTCAGAGGTGCAGCCATGA
- the LOC135618064 gene encoding uncharacterized protein LOC135618064 has protein sequence MGNHRGTHHHHISSFNPSCCFRPSPTEDTPKRSAPTDKTSYSSSHSKQKRLFRIGSLSFTLSSPRISWMGQIKRCRPSSHDSSSSSSSSSATTSSTRSGSWSSRGSSKLIRITKVLLGRSASPPVSPGEGADDHSASGVSISVVDMDPPLPVLRRAARSEESNSLWERRCGGAALRGLQTQLPQQQLCAVVF, from the coding sequence ATGGGCAACCACCGCGGCACTCACCACCACCACATAAGCTCCTTCAACCCCTCATGCTGCTTCAGACCTTCCCCAACAGAAGACACCCCAAAGAGATCAGCTCCGACTGACAAAACCTCTTACTCCTCTTCTCACTCGAAGCAGAAGCGCCTGTTCCGCATCGGCTCCTTGTCCTTCACCCTGTCGTCGCCGCGAATCAGCTGGATGGGCCAGATAAAGAGATGCAGGCCATCTTCTCacgactcctcctcctcctcctcctcctcatcagccACCACTTCGTCAACCAGGAGTGGTTCTTGGTCTTCCAGGGGGAGCAGCAAGTTAATAAGGATCACAAAGGTTCTCCTGGGGAGGAGTGCAAGCCCTCCGGTATCCCCGGGGGAAGGAGCTGACGACCACAGTGCGTCCGGAGTTAGCATCAGCGTTGTCGACATGGACCCGCCGCTCCCGGTGCTGAGGCGAGCTGCAAGGAGTGAGGAATCGAACAGTTTGTGGGAGAGGAGATGTGGTGGAGCTGCACTCAGGGGCCTCCAGACTCAGCTGCCGCAGCAGCAACTCTGTGCTGTGGTGTTCTAG